The Sylvia atricapilla isolate bSylAtr1 chromosome 10, bSylAtr1.pri, whole genome shotgun sequence genome contains a region encoding:
- the TSC22D2 gene encoding TSC22 domain family protein 2 isoform X4 yields the protein MSKMPAKKKSCFQITSVTTAQVASSITEDTESLDDPDESRTEDVSSEIFDVSRATDYGPEDVCERSSSEETLNNVGEAETPSNVSPNLLLDGQLAVAAAGVAAGPNGGAVPKSSAVPLPAVAAGTAVGGGSGAQAALPSTGPPAAAAPGAMSQTAAAACSSRFRVIKLDHGTGEPYRRGRWTCMEYYDRDSDGGGVLGRTGDCIRHSSTFEQAAQERDSGLGATGGSVVISALPASAHGPDSIADSSLAAVSQLLQTEKMNQSSLQQPNFVIGQQQQPQQPVGGAVPQSTAQPVFSGASGASQQLIVPQQPQPQVNPQGVSQAGPNGKGMASPNVTVGQSSIPVAQQQVQQANVPVTQPQQFAYSQSQIPPVHLLPTQPPGQAEYMQHMTIMQSQGAIQQATTSSAPSTVASSLAAGQVTGQNPSPVGAAVLGVSAQPSEAVAQGSGLLQSGQAQAGQPAIPQPAGVVQPGLGHTGVVQQKSVTQHPMGASSQVSGVPGAPHAVVPGVQSVPAVVPGTSVPSVSTTASVTMPNVPATLVQSQLTSHPPVSRSAGAVQSQHVGHSMMQGAPSAPASLPQASLGQFQTQAQSLAGQIDDTRRKSEPLPQPPLSLIAENKPLVKPPIPDTLANPLQLPASTPMNSLASSVFGIPIPVDGDEDRNPSTAFYQAFHFNKLHESKATWDRYGCLSMECIHAECIWCKCCCH from the exons ATGTCCAAGATGCCGGCCAAGAAGAAGAGCTGCTTCCAGATCACCAGCGTGACCACGGCGCAGGTGGCCAGCAGCATCACCGAGGACACCGAGAGCCTGGATGACCCGGATGAGTCCCGCACGGAGGACGtgtcttctgaaatatttgatgTTTCCCGAGCCACCGACTACGGCCCCGAGGACGTCTGCGAGCGGAGCTCCTCCGAAGAGACTCTCAACAACGTGGGCGAGGCCGAAACTCCCAGCAACGTCTCTCCCAATCTCCTTTTGGACGGGCAGCTGGCCGTAGCTGCCGCTGGGGTGGCTGCAGGCCCCAACGGGGGGGCTGTGCCCAAAAGTTCGGCTGTGCCCCTGCCAGCTGTTGCCGCGGGCACCGCCGTGGGGGGCGGCAGCGGTGCTcaggctgccctgccctccaCAGGGCCTCCTGCAgccgccgcccccggggccATGTCTCAGACGGCGGCTGCCGCGTGCAGCTCACGCTTCAGGGTGATCAAGCTGGACCATGGTACTGGGGAGCCCTACAGGCGAGGCCGATGGACGTGTATGGAGTACTATGACCGGGACTCGGATGGTGGTGGTGTTCTGGGCAGGACTGGAGATTGCATTaggcacagcagcaccttcGAGCAGGCTGCTCAAGAGAGGGACAGTGGCCTTGGTGCCACAGGAGGTTCTGTTGTGATCTCGGCTTTGCCGGCGTCAGCCCATGGCCCCGATTCTATAGCTGAcagctccctggctgctgtgtcacagctgcttcagacagagaaaatgaaCCAGTCCTCTCTACAGCAACCTAATTTTGTCATTGGGCAACAGCAGCAGCCGCAACAGCCCGTAGGTGGGGCCGTGCCTCAGAGTACTGCTCAGCCTGTGTTTTCTGGGGCTTCGGGAGCAAGTCAGCAATTGATagtgccacagcagccacagccacaggtAAATCCACAGGGTGTTTCACAGGCTGGACCCAACGGGAAAGGCATGGCATCTCCAAATGTGACAGTAGGGCAGTCAAGCATTCCTGTGGCCCAGCAGCAGGTGCAGCAGGCAAACGTACCGGTGACTCAGCCTCAACAATTTGCTTATTCTCAGTCCCAGATTCCACCAGTGCATCTACTGCCGACGCAGCCTCCTGGGCAGGCTGAATACATGCAGCACATGACAATTATGCAGTCTCAAGGAGCTATTCAGCAGGCTACTACGAGCTCTGCTCCAAGTACTGTGGCCTCCAGCCTTGCTGCGGGGCAGGTGACGGGCCAGAACCCCTCACCCGTGGGAGCGGCAGTGCTGGGGGTGTCGGCGCAGCCCAGCGAAGCGGTCGCACAGGGCTCGGGGTTGTTGCAGAGTGGCCAGGCACAGGCCGGTCAGCCTGCCATCCCACAGCCCGCAGGTGTGGTGCAGCCAGGCCTTGGACATACCGGGGTTGTGCAACAGAAATCTGTGACTCAGCATCCGATGGGGGCGAGCAGTCAAGTGTCAGGAGTGCCTGGTGCTCCCCACGCTGTGGTCCCCGGAGTTCAGAGCGTGCCTGCGGTTGTGCCCGGTACAAGTGTGCCTAGTGTGTCCACCACAGCTTCTGTTACTATGCCAAACGTCCCTGCTACGCTGGTGCAGTCCCAGCTGACGAGCCACCCTCCTGTCAGCAGAAGCGCTGGCGCGGTGCAGTCCCAGCACGTCGGACACTCGATGATGCAAGGTGCGCCCAGCGCCCCCGCCAGTCTGCCTCAGGCCAGCCTCGGACAGTTTCAGACCCAGGCCCAGTCCTTAGCAGGCCAGATCGATGATACTAGAAGAAAATCGGAACCCCTACCTCAGCCACCACTTTCTCTTATAGCTGAAAATAAACCTCTTGTGAAGCCTCCCATTCCAGACACTCTAGCAAATCCTCTTCAGTTACCTGCAAGTACTCCAATGAACAGTCTTGCTAGCTCTGTTTTTGGCATACCCATTCCTGTTGATGGTGATGAAGACAG GAATCCGTCAACTGCATTCTACCAAGCGTTCCATTTCAACAAGTTACACGAGTCAAAGGCCACCTGGGATAGGTATGGATGCTTGAGTATGGAATGCATACATGCTGAG TGCATCTGGTGCAAGTGTTGTTGCCATTGA
- the TSC22D2 gene encoding TSC22 domain family protein 2 isoform X2: protein MSKMPAKKKSCFQITSVTTAQVASSITEDTESLDDPDESRTEDVSSEIFDVSRATDYGPEDVCERSSSEETLNNVGEAETPSNVSPNLLLDGQLAVAAAGVAAGPNGGAVPKSSAVPLPAVAAGTAVGGGSGAQAALPSTGPPAAAAPGAMSQTAAAACSSRFRVIKLDHGTGEPYRRGRWTCMEYYDRDSDGGGVLGRTGDCIRHSSTFEQAAQERDSGLGATGGSVVISALPASAHGPDSIADSSLAAVSQLLQTEKMNQSSLQQPNFVIGQQQQPQQPVGGAVPQSTAQPVFSGASGASQQLIVPQQPQPQVNPQGVSQAGPNGKGMASPNVTVGQSSIPVAQQQVQQANVPVTQPQQFAYSQSQIPPVHLLPTQPPGQAEYMQHMTIMQSQGAIQQATTSSAPSTVASSLAAGQVTGQNPSPVGAAVLGVSAQPSEAVAQGSGLLQSGQAQAGQPAIPQPAGVVQPGLGHTGVVQQKSVTQHPMGASSQVSGVPGAPHAVVPGVQSVPAVVPGTSVPSVSTTASVTMPNVPATLVQSQLTSHPPVSRSAGAVQSQHVGHSMMQGAPSAPASLPQASLGQFQTQAQSLAGQIDDTRRKSEPLPQPPLSLIAENKPLVKPPIPDTLANPLQLPASTPMNSLASSVFGIPIPVDGDEDRNPSTAFYQAFHFNKLHESKATWDSASGASVVAIDNKIEQAMDLVKSHLMYAVREEVEVLKEQIKELVERNSLLERENALLKSLSNNDQLSQLSSQQAAPSSTSPAQPAQPNVSSA, encoded by the exons ATGTCCAAGATGCCGGCCAAGAAGAAGAGCTGCTTCCAGATCACCAGCGTGACCACGGCGCAGGTGGCCAGCAGCATCACCGAGGACACCGAGAGCCTGGATGACCCGGATGAGTCCCGCACGGAGGACGtgtcttctgaaatatttgatgTTTCCCGAGCCACCGACTACGGCCCCGAGGACGTCTGCGAGCGGAGCTCCTCCGAAGAGACTCTCAACAACGTGGGCGAGGCCGAAACTCCCAGCAACGTCTCTCCCAATCTCCTTTTGGACGGGCAGCTGGCCGTAGCTGCCGCTGGGGTGGCTGCAGGCCCCAACGGGGGGGCTGTGCCCAAAAGTTCGGCTGTGCCCCTGCCAGCTGTTGCCGCGGGCACCGCCGTGGGGGGCGGCAGCGGTGCTcaggctgccctgccctccaCAGGGCCTCCTGCAgccgccgcccccggggccATGTCTCAGACGGCGGCTGCCGCGTGCAGCTCACGCTTCAGGGTGATCAAGCTGGACCATGGTACTGGGGAGCCCTACAGGCGAGGCCGATGGACGTGTATGGAGTACTATGACCGGGACTCGGATGGTGGTGGTGTTCTGGGCAGGACTGGAGATTGCATTaggcacagcagcaccttcGAGCAGGCTGCTCAAGAGAGGGACAGTGGCCTTGGTGCCACAGGAGGTTCTGTTGTGATCTCGGCTTTGCCGGCGTCAGCCCATGGCCCCGATTCTATAGCTGAcagctccctggctgctgtgtcacagctgcttcagacagagaaaatgaaCCAGTCCTCTCTACAGCAACCTAATTTTGTCATTGGGCAACAGCAGCAGCCGCAACAGCCCGTAGGTGGGGCCGTGCCTCAGAGTACTGCTCAGCCTGTGTTTTCTGGGGCTTCGGGAGCAAGTCAGCAATTGATagtgccacagcagccacagccacaggtAAATCCACAGGGTGTTTCACAGGCTGGACCCAACGGGAAAGGCATGGCATCTCCAAATGTGACAGTAGGGCAGTCAAGCATTCCTGTGGCCCAGCAGCAGGTGCAGCAGGCAAACGTACCGGTGACTCAGCCTCAACAATTTGCTTATTCTCAGTCCCAGATTCCACCAGTGCATCTACTGCCGACGCAGCCTCCTGGGCAGGCTGAATACATGCAGCACATGACAATTATGCAGTCTCAAGGAGCTATTCAGCAGGCTACTACGAGCTCTGCTCCAAGTACTGTGGCCTCCAGCCTTGCTGCGGGGCAGGTGACGGGCCAGAACCCCTCACCCGTGGGAGCGGCAGTGCTGGGGGTGTCGGCGCAGCCCAGCGAAGCGGTCGCACAGGGCTCGGGGTTGTTGCAGAGTGGCCAGGCACAGGCCGGTCAGCCTGCCATCCCACAGCCCGCAGGTGTGGTGCAGCCAGGCCTTGGACATACCGGGGTTGTGCAACAGAAATCTGTGACTCAGCATCCGATGGGGGCGAGCAGTCAAGTGTCAGGAGTGCCTGGTGCTCCCCACGCTGTGGTCCCCGGAGTTCAGAGCGTGCCTGCGGTTGTGCCCGGTACAAGTGTGCCTAGTGTGTCCACCACAGCTTCTGTTACTATGCCAAACGTCCCTGCTACGCTGGTGCAGTCCCAGCTGACGAGCCACCCTCCTGTCAGCAGAAGCGCTGGCGCGGTGCAGTCCCAGCACGTCGGACACTCGATGATGCAAGGTGCGCCCAGCGCCCCCGCCAGTCTGCCTCAGGCCAGCCTCGGACAGTTTCAGACCCAGGCCCAGTCCTTAGCAGGCCAGATCGATGATACTAGAAGAAAATCGGAACCCCTACCTCAGCCACCACTTTCTCTTATAGCTGAAAATAAACCTCTTGTGAAGCCTCCCATTCCAGACACTCTAGCAAATCCTCTTCAGTTACCTGCAAGTACTCCAATGAACAGTCTTGCTAGCTCTGTTTTTGGCATACCCATTCCTGTTGATGGTGATGAAGACAG GAATCCGTCAACTGCATTCTACCAAGCGTTCCATTTCAACAAGTTACACGAGTCAAAGGCCACCTGGGATAG TGCATCTGGTGCAAGTGTTGTTGCCATTGACAACAAAATAGAACAGGCAATG GATCTAGTGAAAAGCCATTTGATGTATGCAGTGAGAGAAGAAGTGGAAGTCCTGAAGgaacaaataaaagaattagTTGAAAGAAACTCTTTACTTGAACGAGAAAATGCACTGTTGAAATCCCTTTCCAACAACGATCAGTTATCCCAGCTGTCCAGCCAGCAGGCCGCCCCCAGTAGCACGTCGCCGGCGCAGCCCGCGCAGCCCAACGTCTCCTCGGCGTGA
- the TSC22D2 gene encoding TSC22 domain family protein 2 isoform X1: MSKMPAKKKSCFQITSVTTAQVASSITEDTESLDDPDESRTEDVSSEIFDVSRATDYGPEDVCERSSSEETLNNVGEAETPSNVSPNLLLDGQLAVAAAGVAAGPNGGAVPKSSAVPLPAVAAGTAVGGGSGAQAALPSTGPPAAAAPGAMSQTAAAACSSRFRVIKLDHGTGEPYRRGRWTCMEYYDRDSDGGGVLGRTGDCIRHSSTFEQAAQERDSGLGATGGSVVISALPASAHGPDSIADSSLAAVSQLLQTEKMNQSSLQQPNFVIGQQQQPQQPVGGAVPQSTAQPVFSGASGASQQLIVPQQPQPQVNPQGVSQAGPNGKGMASPNVTVGQSSIPVAQQQVQQANVPVTQPQQFAYSQSQIPPVHLLPTQPPGQAEYMQHMTIMQSQGAIQQATTSSAPSTVASSLAAGQVTGQNPSPVGAAVLGVSAQPSEAVAQGSGLLQSGQAQAGQPAIPQPAGVVQPGLGHTGVVQQKSVTQHPMGASSQVSGVPGAPHAVVPGVQSVPAVVPGTSVPSVSTTASVTMPNVPATLVQSQLTSHPPVSRSAGAVQSQHVGHSMMQGAPSAPASLPQASLGQFQTQAQSLAGQIDDTRRKSEPLPQPPLSLIAENKPLVKPPIPDTLANPLQLPASTPMNSLASSVFGIPIPVDGDEDRICNLGHWLYCGWCTHRMCQTLSPFSHPKSASGASVVAIDNKIEQAMDLVKSHLMYAVREEVEVLKEQIKELVERNSLLERENALLKSLSNNDQLSQLSSQQAAPSSTSPAQPAQPNVSSA, from the exons ATGTCCAAGATGCCGGCCAAGAAGAAGAGCTGCTTCCAGATCACCAGCGTGACCACGGCGCAGGTGGCCAGCAGCATCACCGAGGACACCGAGAGCCTGGATGACCCGGATGAGTCCCGCACGGAGGACGtgtcttctgaaatatttgatgTTTCCCGAGCCACCGACTACGGCCCCGAGGACGTCTGCGAGCGGAGCTCCTCCGAAGAGACTCTCAACAACGTGGGCGAGGCCGAAACTCCCAGCAACGTCTCTCCCAATCTCCTTTTGGACGGGCAGCTGGCCGTAGCTGCCGCTGGGGTGGCTGCAGGCCCCAACGGGGGGGCTGTGCCCAAAAGTTCGGCTGTGCCCCTGCCAGCTGTTGCCGCGGGCACCGCCGTGGGGGGCGGCAGCGGTGCTcaggctgccctgccctccaCAGGGCCTCCTGCAgccgccgcccccggggccATGTCTCAGACGGCGGCTGCCGCGTGCAGCTCACGCTTCAGGGTGATCAAGCTGGACCATGGTACTGGGGAGCCCTACAGGCGAGGCCGATGGACGTGTATGGAGTACTATGACCGGGACTCGGATGGTGGTGGTGTTCTGGGCAGGACTGGAGATTGCATTaggcacagcagcaccttcGAGCAGGCTGCTCAAGAGAGGGACAGTGGCCTTGGTGCCACAGGAGGTTCTGTTGTGATCTCGGCTTTGCCGGCGTCAGCCCATGGCCCCGATTCTATAGCTGAcagctccctggctgctgtgtcacagctgcttcagacagagaaaatgaaCCAGTCCTCTCTACAGCAACCTAATTTTGTCATTGGGCAACAGCAGCAGCCGCAACAGCCCGTAGGTGGGGCCGTGCCTCAGAGTACTGCTCAGCCTGTGTTTTCTGGGGCTTCGGGAGCAAGTCAGCAATTGATagtgccacagcagccacagccacaggtAAATCCACAGGGTGTTTCACAGGCTGGACCCAACGGGAAAGGCATGGCATCTCCAAATGTGACAGTAGGGCAGTCAAGCATTCCTGTGGCCCAGCAGCAGGTGCAGCAGGCAAACGTACCGGTGACTCAGCCTCAACAATTTGCTTATTCTCAGTCCCAGATTCCACCAGTGCATCTACTGCCGACGCAGCCTCCTGGGCAGGCTGAATACATGCAGCACATGACAATTATGCAGTCTCAAGGAGCTATTCAGCAGGCTACTACGAGCTCTGCTCCAAGTACTGTGGCCTCCAGCCTTGCTGCGGGGCAGGTGACGGGCCAGAACCCCTCACCCGTGGGAGCGGCAGTGCTGGGGGTGTCGGCGCAGCCCAGCGAAGCGGTCGCACAGGGCTCGGGGTTGTTGCAGAGTGGCCAGGCACAGGCCGGTCAGCCTGCCATCCCACAGCCCGCAGGTGTGGTGCAGCCAGGCCTTGGACATACCGGGGTTGTGCAACAGAAATCTGTGACTCAGCATCCGATGGGGGCGAGCAGTCAAGTGTCAGGAGTGCCTGGTGCTCCCCACGCTGTGGTCCCCGGAGTTCAGAGCGTGCCTGCGGTTGTGCCCGGTACAAGTGTGCCTAGTGTGTCCACCACAGCTTCTGTTACTATGCCAAACGTCCCTGCTACGCTGGTGCAGTCCCAGCTGACGAGCCACCCTCCTGTCAGCAGAAGCGCTGGCGCGGTGCAGTCCCAGCACGTCGGACACTCGATGATGCAAGGTGCGCCCAGCGCCCCCGCCAGTCTGCCTCAGGCCAGCCTCGGACAGTTTCAGACCCAGGCCCAGTCCTTAGCAGGCCAGATCGATGATACTAGAAGAAAATCGGAACCCCTACCTCAGCCACCACTTTCTCTTATAGCTGAAAATAAACCTCTTGTGAAGCCTCCCATTCCAGACACTCTAGCAAATCCTCTTCAGTTACCTGCAAGTACTCCAATGAACAGTCTTGCTAGCTCTGTTTTTGGCATACCCATTCCTGTTGATGGTGATGAAGACAG GATTTGCAATTTGGGGCATTGGCTCTACTGTGGATGGTGCACTCACAGAATGTGTCAGACTCTCTCTCCATTCAGTCATCCAAAAAG TGCATCTGGTGCAAGTGTTGTTGCCATTGACAACAAAATAGAACAGGCAATG GATCTAGTGAAAAGCCATTTGATGTATGCAGTGAGAGAAGAAGTGGAAGTCCTGAAGgaacaaataaaagaattagTTGAAAGAAACTCTTTACTTGAACGAGAAAATGCACTGTTGAAATCCCTTTCCAACAACGATCAGTTATCCCAGCTGTCCAGCCAGCAGGCCGCCCCCAGTAGCACGTCGCCGGCGCAGCCCGCGCAGCCCAACGTCTCCTCGGCGTGA
- the TSC22D2 gene encoding TSC22 domain family protein 2 isoform X3 has product MSKMPAKKKSCFQITSVTTAQVASSITEDTESLDDPDESRTEDVSSEIFDVSRATDYGPEDVCERSSSEETLNNVGEAETPSNVSPNLLLDGQLAVAAAGVAAGPNGGAVPKSSAVPLPAVAAGTAVGGGSGAQAALPSTGPPAAAAPGAMSQTAAAACSSRFRVIKLDHGTGEPYRRGRWTCMEYYDRDSDGGGVLGRTGDCIRHSSTFEQAAQERDSGLGATGGSVVISALPASAHGPDSIADSSLAAVSQLLQTEKMNQSSLQQPNFVIGQQQQPQQPVGGAVPQSTAQPVFSGASGASQQLIVPQQPQPQVNPQGVSQAGPNGKGMASPNVTVGQSSIPVAQQQVQQANVPVTQPQQFAYSQSQIPPVHLLPTQPPGQAEYMQHMTIMQSQGAIQQATTSSAPSTVASSLAAGQVTGQNPSPVGAAVLGVSAQPSEAVAQGSGLLQSGQAQAGQPAIPQPAGVVQPGLGHTGVVQQKSVTQHPMGASSQVSGVPGAPHAVVPGVQSVPAVVPGTSVPSVSTTASVTMPNVPATLVQSQLTSHPPVSRSAGAVQSQHVGHSMMQGAPSAPASLPQASLGQFQTQAQSLAGQIDDTRRKSEPLPQPPLSLIAENKPLVKPPIPDTLANPLQLPASTPMNSLASSVFGIPIPVDGDEDSASGASVVAIDNKIEQAMDLVKSHLMYAVREEVEVLKEQIKELVERNSLLERENALLKSLSNNDQLSQLSSQQAAPSSTSPAQPAQPNVSSA; this is encoded by the exons ATGTCCAAGATGCCGGCCAAGAAGAAGAGCTGCTTCCAGATCACCAGCGTGACCACGGCGCAGGTGGCCAGCAGCATCACCGAGGACACCGAGAGCCTGGATGACCCGGATGAGTCCCGCACGGAGGACGtgtcttctgaaatatttgatgTTTCCCGAGCCACCGACTACGGCCCCGAGGACGTCTGCGAGCGGAGCTCCTCCGAAGAGACTCTCAACAACGTGGGCGAGGCCGAAACTCCCAGCAACGTCTCTCCCAATCTCCTTTTGGACGGGCAGCTGGCCGTAGCTGCCGCTGGGGTGGCTGCAGGCCCCAACGGGGGGGCTGTGCCCAAAAGTTCGGCTGTGCCCCTGCCAGCTGTTGCCGCGGGCACCGCCGTGGGGGGCGGCAGCGGTGCTcaggctgccctgccctccaCAGGGCCTCCTGCAgccgccgcccccggggccATGTCTCAGACGGCGGCTGCCGCGTGCAGCTCACGCTTCAGGGTGATCAAGCTGGACCATGGTACTGGGGAGCCCTACAGGCGAGGCCGATGGACGTGTATGGAGTACTATGACCGGGACTCGGATGGTGGTGGTGTTCTGGGCAGGACTGGAGATTGCATTaggcacagcagcaccttcGAGCAGGCTGCTCAAGAGAGGGACAGTGGCCTTGGTGCCACAGGAGGTTCTGTTGTGATCTCGGCTTTGCCGGCGTCAGCCCATGGCCCCGATTCTATAGCTGAcagctccctggctgctgtgtcacagctgcttcagacagagaaaatgaaCCAGTCCTCTCTACAGCAACCTAATTTTGTCATTGGGCAACAGCAGCAGCCGCAACAGCCCGTAGGTGGGGCCGTGCCTCAGAGTACTGCTCAGCCTGTGTTTTCTGGGGCTTCGGGAGCAAGTCAGCAATTGATagtgccacagcagccacagccacaggtAAATCCACAGGGTGTTTCACAGGCTGGACCCAACGGGAAAGGCATGGCATCTCCAAATGTGACAGTAGGGCAGTCAAGCATTCCTGTGGCCCAGCAGCAGGTGCAGCAGGCAAACGTACCGGTGACTCAGCCTCAACAATTTGCTTATTCTCAGTCCCAGATTCCACCAGTGCATCTACTGCCGACGCAGCCTCCTGGGCAGGCTGAATACATGCAGCACATGACAATTATGCAGTCTCAAGGAGCTATTCAGCAGGCTACTACGAGCTCTGCTCCAAGTACTGTGGCCTCCAGCCTTGCTGCGGGGCAGGTGACGGGCCAGAACCCCTCACCCGTGGGAGCGGCAGTGCTGGGGGTGTCGGCGCAGCCCAGCGAAGCGGTCGCACAGGGCTCGGGGTTGTTGCAGAGTGGCCAGGCACAGGCCGGTCAGCCTGCCATCCCACAGCCCGCAGGTGTGGTGCAGCCAGGCCTTGGACATACCGGGGTTGTGCAACAGAAATCTGTGACTCAGCATCCGATGGGGGCGAGCAGTCAAGTGTCAGGAGTGCCTGGTGCTCCCCACGCTGTGGTCCCCGGAGTTCAGAGCGTGCCTGCGGTTGTGCCCGGTACAAGTGTGCCTAGTGTGTCCACCACAGCTTCTGTTACTATGCCAAACGTCCCTGCTACGCTGGTGCAGTCCCAGCTGACGAGCCACCCTCCTGTCAGCAGAAGCGCTGGCGCGGTGCAGTCCCAGCACGTCGGACACTCGATGATGCAAGGTGCGCCCAGCGCCCCCGCCAGTCTGCCTCAGGCCAGCCTCGGACAGTTTCAGACCCAGGCCCAGTCCTTAGCAGGCCAGATCGATGATACTAGAAGAAAATCGGAACCCCTACCTCAGCCACCACTTTCTCTTATAGCTGAAAATAAACCTCTTGTGAAGCCTCCCATTCCAGACACTCTAGCAAATCCTCTTCAGTTACCTGCAAGTACTCCAATGAACAGTCTTGCTAGCTCTGTTTTTGGCATACCCATTCCTGTTGATGGTGATGAAGACAG TGCATCTGGTGCAAGTGTTGTTGCCATTGACAACAAAATAGAACAGGCAATG GATCTAGTGAAAAGCCATTTGATGTATGCAGTGAGAGAAGAAGTGGAAGTCCTGAAGgaacaaataaaagaattagTTGAAAGAAACTCTTTACTTGAACGAGAAAATGCACTGTTGAAATCCCTTTCCAACAACGATCAGTTATCCCAGCTGTCCAGCCAGCAGGCCGCCCCCAGTAGCACGTCGCCGGCGCAGCCCGCGCAGCCCAACGTCTCCTCGGCGTGA
- the SERP1 gene encoding stress-associated endoplasmic reticulum protein 1: MVAKQRIRMANEKHSKNITQRGNVAKTSRTAPEEKASVGPWLLALFIFVVCGSAIFQIIQSIRMGM; the protein is encoded by the exons ATGGTGGCCAAGCAGCGCATCCGCATGGCCAACGAGAAGCACAGCAAGAACATCACCCAGCGAGGGAACGTCGCCAAGACCTCG AGAACGGCCCCGGAGGAGAAGGCGTCGGTCGGGCCCTGGCTGTTGGCTCTTTTCATCTTCGTGGTCTGCGGATCAG CCATCTTCCAGATCATCCAGAGCATCCGGATGGGCATGTGA